A region of Halalkaliarchaeum desulfuricum DNA encodes the following proteins:
- a CDS encoding cobalamin B12-binding domain-containing protein — protein sequence MSVDQEQRTVRCLVAKVGLDGHDRGAHVIARAFRDAGFEVIYSGLHRSPDEIVQAAVQEDVDVLGISILSGAHNTLVPKVLEGLEEYDALEDTLVLVGGIIPDDDETELKELGVSEVFGPGTPMEETIEFVRENVPER from the coding sequence ATGAGCGTCGACCAGGAACAGCGGACCGTCCGGTGTCTCGTGGCGAAGGTAGGGTTGGACGGCCACGACCGGGGGGCACACGTCATCGCCCGTGCGTTCCGGGACGCCGGGTTCGAGGTGATCTACTCGGGACTCCATCGGTCGCCCGACGAGATCGTGCAGGCGGCCGTCCAGGAGGACGTCGACGTGCTCGGGATCTCCATTCTGTCGGGGGCACACAACACGCTCGTCCCGAAGGTGCTCGAGGGACTCGAGGAGTACGACGCCCTCGAGGACACGCTCGTGCTCGTCGGGGGGATCATTCCCGACGACGACGAAACGGAGTTGAAGGAACTCGGCGTCTCGGAGGTGTTCGGTCCGGGGACGCCCATGGAGGAGACGATCGAGTTCGTCAGGGAGAACGTCCCGGAGCGATAG
- the meaB gene encoding methylmalonyl Co-A mutase-associated GTPase MeaB, giving the protein MCRGTETDLVDELLEGNHRALARVISKIENRRPGYRQLVSRLHSHTGNASIVGVTGSPGAGKSTLVDKLAKRYRDRGETVGVIAVDPSSPYTGGAVLGDRIRMASNVGDMDVFFRSMSARGQLGGLSTATADAVTALDAFGKDRIVIETVGAGQNEVDIVETADTVAVLVQPGSGDDVQMLKAGILEIGDVFVVNKADMEGADRTVAELEEMLHMRESPTAGLNTGHHGFQAVETPGEDETRVGGESVDGSEPTDGDEPEWSPSVIETVATTGEGIEQLLEQLDSHYAHLEASGELEAKTRNRYAKGIRTLLRNDIAALVERELDRRGGIDQLADRVARRETDPYAVAERIVEPIADCLDDNRE; this is encoded by the coding sequence ATGTGCCGGGGCACGGAGACCGACCTCGTCGACGAACTGCTCGAGGGGAACCATCGGGCGCTCGCACGGGTCATCTCGAAGATCGAAAACAGGCGACCGGGGTACAGACAGCTCGTCTCCCGACTTCACTCACACACCGGGAACGCGTCGATCGTCGGTGTCACCGGCTCGCCGGGGGCGGGGAAGTCGACGCTGGTCGACAAGCTGGCGAAGCGCTACCGCGACCGCGGGGAGACCGTCGGCGTGATCGCGGTCGACCCCTCCTCGCCGTACACCGGCGGTGCGGTTCTGGGCGATCGGATCCGGATGGCCTCGAACGTCGGCGACATGGACGTGTTCTTCCGGTCGATGAGCGCCAGGGGGCAGCTCGGCGGGCTCTCGACGGCGACCGCCGACGCGGTGACGGCACTCGACGCGTTCGGGAAGGACCGAATCGTGATCGAGACGGTCGGCGCCGGGCAAAACGAGGTCGACATCGTCGAAACCGCCGACACCGTCGCCGTCCTCGTCCAGCCCGGGTCGGGTGACGACGTACAGATGCTCAAGGCGGGGATCCTGGAAATCGGCGACGTGTTCGTCGTCAACAAGGCCGACATGGAGGGGGCAGACAGGACCGTCGCCGAGCTGGAGGAGATGCTCCACATGCGCGAGAGCCCCACCGCCGGACTGAACACCGGCCACCACGGGTTCCAGGCGGTCGAAACGCCCGGCGAGGACGAGACGAGGGTCGGAGGCGAGTCGGTTGACGGGTCCGAGCCGACGGACGGGGACGAACCGGAGTGGAGCCCGTCCGTGATCGAAACGGTCGCGACGACGGGTGAAGGGATCGAGCAGCTGCTCGAGCAGCTCGATTCCCACTACGCGCACCTCGAGGCGTCCGGCGAACTCGAAGCAAAGACCAGAAACAGGTACGCGAAGGGGATCAGGACGCTGCTGCGCAACGACATCGCGGCGCTCGTCGAACGGGAACTGGATCGCCGTGGGGGGATCGACCAGCTCGCAGACCGGGTGGCCCGGCGGGAGACCGATCCGTACGCGGTGGCCGAACGGATCGTCGAACCGATCGCCGACTGTCTCGACGACAACCGTGAGTGA
- a CDS encoding class I SAM-dependent methyltransferase has protein sequence MSDQSIPGAFYTRWAGVYDRIASDLPGVARMRSAFLDLLSPSRGDVVVEMGCGTGANFPWLRDRVGPEGTVVGVDLSEGVLERARARVRRNRWENVHVVRGDATRPPFVGGPTAVPSGSLGLGAGEVDVVLATFVVGMLPDPGGAVQAWGQLAGDGGRLGLCNLARSTTPLGRVCNPAFAALVRASSPPGGKGRTRGAAQLLDERVLEGHRALHDVCDGVVSRRAFEGFVRMSAGTVRTER, from the coding sequence GTGAGTGATCAGTCCATCCCGGGTGCGTTTTACACCCGGTGGGCCGGCGTCTACGATCGGATCGCAAGCGACCTCCCCGGTGTGGCACGGATGCGATCGGCGTTTCTCGATCTCCTCTCGCCGTCCCGCGGAGACGTCGTCGTCGAGATGGGATGTGGAACCGGCGCGAACTTCCCGTGGCTCCGAGATCGGGTGGGTCCGGAAGGAACCGTCGTCGGCGTCGATCTCTCAGAGGGAGTTCTCGAGCGGGCACGCGCCCGGGTTCGCCGAAACCGCTGGGAGAACGTCCACGTCGTTCGGGGCGACGCGACACGTCCGCCGTTCGTGGGGGGGCCGACGGCGGTTCCGTCCGGATCGCTGGGGCTCGGGGCCGGCGAAGTCGACGTCGTGCTCGCGACGTTCGTCGTGGGAATGCTCCCGGATCCGGGAGGCGCAGTCCAAGCGTGGGGACAACTTGCCGGCGACGGCGGCCGACTCGGACTGTGCAACCTGGCCCGGAGCACCACCCCGCTTGGACGCGTTTGTAATCCCGCGTTCGCCGCGCTGGTGCGTGCGAGTTCGCCGCCGGGCGGGAAGGGACGAACCCGGGGCGCCGCACAGTTGCTCGACGAGCGCGTACTGGAGGGCCACCGGGCGCTACACGACGTCTGTGACGGTGTGGTGAGCCGACGAGCGTTCGAGGGGTTCGTTCGCATGTCGGCCGGAACCGTTCGAACCGAGCGTTGA
- a CDS encoding ferrous iron transporter B, producing the protein MDADSEDTRVALLGPPNVGKSVLFNALTGLDAGIANYPGTTVEYKRGTATFRGEEATLIDVPGTYSLSATNEAEQLAVDILDGGCDVVVCVLDAANLESSLHLLLQVLEHDVPTVVAINRVDLLEEGRRLRAEVLARELSVPVIPTVATIGKGFEQLVDAVAGTLRNPTVPGGDEATWDRAEELVEIAIVDESSGGSTPAGTLQLWGDRLVEPWPGLPVAVLVLVGTFAIVVGLGMGLRQYLLIPVFEGFVFPVIEGAVRSVTDPGLVRAVLIGEYGFLIKGIEWPFALVMPYVISFYIALSLLEDSGYLPRLAVLLDGLFARIGLTGSNVVPLLLGYGCAIPGITGSRAAETYKQRLSITLMICLAVPCVAQTGAFIALLAEATILLVIAVFFVSFLALAVAGVVLDRVLEGDRNPTVADVPPLLIPKAHITANKVWMRLKHYLFGGAVHMIYAIGVASLLYELGILELIGEHLRPLVVGWLLLPEEAATPLMLGIVRRELTVLPLLEMDLSTGQLFVGAVVGLFYVPCIAVFATVAEEFDIRIAGVVLVLTMGVSFLIGGVIAQTLALF; encoded by the coding sequence GTGGACGCTGACTCCGAAGACACCCGCGTCGCGCTTCTCGGCCCACCCAACGTCGGAAAGAGTGTTCTTTTCAACGCGTTGACCGGGCTCGACGCCGGGATCGCGAACTATCCCGGCACGACTGTCGAGTACAAGCGGGGGACGGCCACGTTCAGAGGCGAGGAGGCGACCCTCATCGACGTCCCGGGCACGTACTCGCTTTCGGCGACGAACGAGGCCGAACAGCTGGCGGTCGACATCCTGGATGGTGGCTGTGACGTCGTCGTCTGCGTGCTCGATGCGGCAAACCTCGAGAGCAGCCTGCATCTGCTGTTGCAGGTGCTCGAACACGACGTGCCGACAGTCGTCGCGATCAACCGTGTCGACCTGCTGGAAGAGGGGAGACGGCTCCGGGCGGAGGTTCTCGCTCGAGAGCTGTCGGTTCCCGTGATCCCCACAGTCGCGACTATCGGGAAAGGGTTCGAGCAACTCGTCGACGCCGTCGCCGGCACGCTTCGAAATCCGACCGTTCCCGGCGGGGACGAGGCGACCTGGGATCGGGCCGAGGAACTCGTGGAGATTGCGATCGTCGACGAATCGTCCGGCGGGTCCACTCCAGCGGGGACGTTACAGCTGTGGGGGGACCGGCTCGTCGAACCGTGGCCCGGCTTACCCGTTGCGGTTCTGGTCCTGGTCGGGACGTTCGCGATTGTTGTCGGGCTCGGAATGGGACTGCGACAGTATCTCCTCATCCCCGTTTTCGAGGGGTTCGTGTTCCCCGTGATCGAAGGGGCGGTGCGATCGGTAACAGATCCTGGGCTCGTCAGGGCAGTCCTGATCGGCGAGTACGGCTTCCTGATAAAGGGAATCGAGTGGCCGTTCGCGCTCGTGATGCCGTACGTGATCTCGTTTTATATTGCGTTGAGCCTGCTGGAAGACAGCGGCTACCTCCCCCGGCTCGCGGTGCTGCTCGACGGACTGTTCGCCCGGATCGGGTTGACCGGGAGCAACGTGGTCCCGCTTCTTTTGGGCTACGGCTGTGCGATCCCGGGGATCACCGGCTCCCGGGCGGCCGAGACGTACAAACAGCGGCTCTCGATCACGCTCATGATCTGTCTCGCTGTGCCCTGCGTGGCCCAGACCGGGGCGTTCATCGCATTGCTCGCCGAGGCGACGATTCTCCTCGTGATTGCCGTGTTCTTTGTGTCGTTTCTCGCGCTCGCGGTGGCCGGGGTCGTGCTCGATCGAGTTCTCGAAGGGGATCGGAATCCGACGGTCGCCGACGTTCCGCCGCTTTTGATCCCGAAGGCTCACATCACGGCGAACAAGGTCTGGATGCGGCTGAAACACTACCTGTTCGGCGGCGCAGTCCACATGATCTACGCGATCGGGGTGGCGTCGCTGCTGTACGAGTTGGGTATTCTGGAGCTAATCGGCGAGCATCTCCGTCCACTCGTGGTCGGCTGGCTGCTGCTGCCGGAGGAGGCAGCAACCCCCCTTATGCTGGGGATCGTCAGGCGCGAACTGACGGTGTTGCCGCTGCTCGAGATGGACCTCTCGACTGGACAGCTGTTCGTCGGCGCGGTCGTCGGACTGTTTTACGTGCCCTGCATCGCGGTGTTCGCCACCGTCGCCGAGGAGTTCGACATCCGGATCGCCGGGGTCGTGCTCGTGTTGACGATGGGGGTCTCCTTCCTCATCGGCGGAGTGATCGCACAGACGCTTGCACTCTTTTGA
- a CDS encoding nicotianamine synthase family protein, producing MTNTDGYLRRDGSEYEGVKGSRAVAASAGVLKRLERLDRVSSAFGNLYRRLFYEHVIERELGLVAPDDDASVLQVGCGPLPMTAMALAERGYDVVAIDNDPDAVDAARRAVESRDLTGRIDFAVSDGQTLDTASFDVIWMAFHVHPKREVVVETMSQLRAGQTLVYRRPRGWASPLFPNIDVPSGDVSSETIAQRFGKESVVVCNDPTDCAGCSDATDCPASQPIADTEAPPAATADGGTVAHGGSAGGSAAIPTGPEGPTLESLEQGERAVVSGVPDHDLLSPLGVRPGNSVRVRGRQLFGGPLIVEAEGRRVAIDRSLADHIRVTREDPAEDSQPNLDVSP from the coding sequence GTGACGAACACTGATGGATACCTGAGACGGGACGGATCGGAGTACGAGGGCGTGAAGGGATCCCGAGCGGTAGCCGCGAGCGCGGGCGTGTTGAAACGTCTCGAACGGCTGGATCGGGTGTCATCTGCGTTCGGGAACCTCTACCGTCGGCTATTCTACGAGCACGTCATCGAGCGGGAACTGGGTCTCGTCGCCCCCGACGACGACGCGTCGGTGCTGCAGGTCGGCTGTGGGCCCCTGCCGATGACCGCGATGGCGCTGGCCGAGCGCGGCTACGATGTCGTCGCAATCGACAACGATCCCGACGCAGTCGACGCCGCCCGCAGGGCTGTCGAGAGTCGGGACCTCACCGGTCGGATCGACTTCGCGGTGAGCGACGGGCAGACGCTCGATACCGCCTCTTTCGACGTGATTTGGATGGCGTTTCACGTCCACCCGAAGCGAGAGGTCGTCGTCGAGACGATGTCTCAGCTCCGTGCGGGACAGACGCTCGTCTACCGCCGACCGCGGGGCTGGGCCAGCCCCCTGTTTCCGAACATCGACGTGCCGTCGGGCGATGTCTCCTCCGAGACGATCGCCCAGCGATTCGGCAAGGAAAGTGTGGTCGTCTGCAACGACCCGACCGACTGTGCCGGCTGCTCGGACGCGACGGACTGTCCGGCGTCGCAACCGATCGCGGATACGGAGGCGCCTCCGGCAGCGACTGCCGACGGCGGAACCGTTGCTCATGGAGGATCGGCCGGCGGATCGGCCGCCATCCCGACGGGACCGGAAGGGCCCACCCTGGAATCGCTGGAGCAGGGGGAACGCGCCGTCGTCAGCGGCGTTCCGGATCACGACCTGCTGTCTCCGCTGGGCGTCCGTCCCGGGAACTCGGTTCGCGTTCGTGGACGCCAGCTGTTCGGCGGACCGTTGATCGTGGAGGCCGAGGGACGTCGAGTCGCGATCGACCGGTCGCTCGCAGATCACATCCGGGTAACGCGGGAGGATCCGGCCGAGGATTCACAGCCGAACCTCGATGTCTCGCCGTGA
- a CDS encoding methyltransferase domain-containing protein: MGRFGETVAALEKVFTDAPWLFEVYTRIYRSVVDREIELAGIDANDRVLNVGCGAMPFTAALLAKRSGATVYALDNDPSVVREARRNLARAGVADDVEVVVGDGREVIGDGTHLPEPCSVAVVALQAEPKDEIVERYRRAQGGPSRVVVRQPRSVFSADYDPVTTAQAAQDSAHDGGSSAGSTTSSRVIPAVPDGSVSHWMVTFGRSLLFRTD, translated from the coding sequence ATGGGTCGGTTCGGGGAAACCGTCGCGGCGCTTGAAAAGGTCTTCACGGACGCTCCGTGGCTGTTCGAGGTCTACACTCGGATCTACCGGTCGGTCGTCGATAGAGAGATCGAACTCGCAGGGATCGACGCAAACGACCGGGTACTCAACGTGGGCTGTGGTGCGATGCCGTTTACGGCCGCATTACTCGCGAAACGCTCCGGCGCGACCGTGTACGCGCTAGATAACGACCCGAGCGTGGTTCGAGAGGCGCGTCGAAACCTCGCGCGTGCCGGCGTGGCCGACGACGTCGAAGTCGTCGTCGGGGACGGCCGGGAGGTCATCGGCGACGGAACCCACCTTCCGGAGCCCTGTTCGGTCGCCGTCGTTGCCCTGCAGGCGGAACCGAAAGACGAAATCGTCGAGCGATACCGACGGGCGCAGGGCGGCCCGAGTCGAGTTGTCGTCCGTCAGCCTCGGTCGGTGTTCTCGGCTGATTACGATCCGGTCACCACGGCGCAGGCGGCGCAGGACAGCGCCCACGACGGCGGAAGTTCGGCCGGTTCGACTACGTCGTCGAGGGTCATTCCGGCGGTTCCGGACGGTTCCGTTTCTCATTGGATGGTGACGTTCGGTCGGTCGCTCCTGTTCCGGACGGACTGA
- a CDS encoding SRPBCC family protein produces the protein MVTVSESIEIEVSIETVFEYLDDPHNHVEVTPSLSSVWNVEPLENGGKRLEFTYKMAGVGIDGELRETVHDPPHRLTFDMRGRLDGEIDLELTEVGEHTRVTYTGTYEVPGKVLSSVTEPFVRRYNERELQTTLQNLKSRLESDER, from the coding sequence ATGGTCACAGTGAGCGAATCGATCGAGATCGAGGTTTCGATCGAGACAGTGTTCGAGTACCTCGACGATCCCCACAACCACGTCGAAGTGACGCCGAGCCTCTCGTCGGTATGGAACGTGGAACCGCTCGAGAACGGCGGCAAGCGGCTCGAGTTCACCTACAAAATGGCCGGGGTCGGGATCGACGGAGAACTCCGAGAGACAGTTCACGACCCCCCGCACCGGTTGACGTTCGACATGCGGGGCAGGCTCGACGGTGAGATCGACCTGGAGCTCACGGAAGTCGGGGAGCACACCCGGGTGACGTACACCGGGACCTACGAAGTTCCAGGGAAGGTGCTGTCGTCGGTCACCGAGCCGTTCGTTCGCCGGTACAACGAGCGCGAACTGCAGACAACGCTCCAGAACCTGAAGAGCCGCCTGGAGAGCGACGAGCGCTGA
- a CDS encoding serine/threonine-protein kinase RIO2 — protein MVQNVAGLMPELEAEDFYLLSGIEQGMRFSEWVRRDKLPEYSDLTPEEVEYRLDRCMRRELIERKTIQYEGYRLKFEGYDALALRTFAERETVIDVGAPLGVGKESDVYEARSFEPLALKFHREGYTNFRAVQKEREYTADRNHVSWLYTARKAAEREYEVLETLYPDVSVPRPIDQNRHALVMGKFEGVELPRSKLPSEQVLGVVDLVFRELASAYERGFVHADMSEYNVAISESGIVIFDWPQAVSTDHDNARELLFRDTENVIGYFRRKYPHDVPEPLDVDGICDAIADGSFSSVREFTTE, from the coding sequence ATGGTACAGAACGTCGCCGGGCTGATGCCGGAGCTCGAGGCGGAGGATTTCTATCTCCTCTCGGGCATCGAGCAGGGGATGCGGTTTTCCGAATGGGTACGGCGCGACAAACTCCCGGAGTACTCCGATCTGACTCCCGAGGAAGTCGAGTACCGGCTGGATCGGTGCATGCGACGGGAGCTGATCGAACGGAAGACGATCCAGTACGAGGGATATCGACTGAAGTTCGAAGGGTACGACGCACTGGCGCTCCGGACCTTCGCCGAACGCGAGACGGTGATCGACGTCGGCGCACCCCTCGGCGTCGGCAAGGAGTCGGACGTCTACGAGGCGCGGTCGTTCGAGCCGCTCGCGCTCAAGTTCCACCGCGAGGGGTACACGAACTTCCGGGCGGTCCAAAAGGAACGGGAGTACACCGCCGACCGAAATCACGTCTCCTGGCTGTACACCGCGCGCAAGGCTGCCGAACGGGAGTACGAGGTGCTCGAAACCCTCTATCCGGACGTCTCGGTTCCCCGGCCGATCGACCAGAACCGCCACGCGCTCGTGATGGGGAAGTTCGAAGGAGTCGAGCTCCCCCGGTCGAAACTCCCCTCCGAACAGGTCCTCGGAGTAGTAGATCTCGTCTTCCGGGAACTCGCATCCGCCTACGAGAGGGGGTTCGTCCATGCGGACATGAGCGAATACAACGTGGCGATCTCGGAGTCCGGTATCGTCATCTTCGACTGGCCACAGGCGGTCTCCACTGATCACGACAACGCGCGCGAACTCCTTTTCCGGGACACGGAGAACGTGATCGGCTACTTCCGGCGGAAATATCCCCACGACGTGCCCGAACCACTCGACGTCGACGGGATCTGTGACGCGATCGCCGACGGCTCGTTTTCGAGTGTGCGAGAATTCACGACTGAATAA
- a CDS encoding coiled-coil domain-containing protein, whose protein sequence is MSPSDGAITTSSGELKVRKTFSTDEFPVPAVSFLVHSTSDQPVTVRLVDQVPESFPMDRIGFHPDYGSENWTAYRDNRVEFRTTLEPGESVTTVYGVRTDDPSALDAFRTEPQVEEVTEGDPEPESIEDVLGSDNSQAIREVLAGERSTLPGLDKEDDETDEGEPDPLAEPEGVDSPTDTEESEPVDEGDDSSEEPIVLGESDEPAEVDEAADVEDGEDDEEEPLELDDPVSSDGPEEEPELELDEEPEEEPELEFDEEPEEEPELELDEEPEEEPELEFDEEPEEEPELELDEEPEEGTSPEPDTVPEDKTSAITPHEADDIEEEPATDQAEQDIESAEFAPEGIAAALAREIREDEVSDADLELLREELDVGVPNSVDVRLSRLQSRVADLDAYTDALEEFIDENGTAEQLLAELQAEVDGVTDTVSEIESDVRRLEGDVEVGARERHELRKDTSELETETGEIADWTGEIAERTEAVEAKAADLDDITADLDDTTVELADRVVDVEEATDDLTGRIDDVDQRVASNEERTDALEESTETMETSIDSVEETVDELDSQIGEVSTTVEELESTVDDIETELTAVASDTEEAKESIEPLSADVASLREHVDDLFTSKREVDESLESIESRMDDLDALEERADSIRADLAEIDAQIGDADEELAESVESLQEDIAEIHDRLETFDAFRERLGSAFGDM, encoded by the coding sequence ATGAGTCCCAGCGACGGCGCCATTACCACTTCGAGCGGCGAGTTGAAGGTGAGAAAGACCTTCAGCACTGACGAATTCCCGGTGCCGGCGGTTTCGTTTCTGGTCCATTCGACCAGCGACCAGCCGGTCACCGTCCGTCTGGTCGATCAGGTCCCGGAGTCGTTCCCGATGGATCGGATCGGGTTCCACCCCGATTACGGCAGCGAAAACTGGACCGCTTACCGCGACAACAGAGTAGAGTTTCGAACCACGCTGGAGCCTGGAGAAAGCGTCACGACGGTGTACGGCGTGCGGACCGACGACCCGTCGGCTCTGGATGCGTTCCGAACTGAACCGCAGGTCGAGGAGGTAACGGAGGGCGATCCGGAACCGGAATCGATCGAGGACGTGCTCGGCTCGGACAACAGTCAGGCGATCCGGGAAGTGCTCGCGGGGGAGCGATCGACGCTTCCCGGACTCGACAAGGAGGACGACGAAACGGACGAAGGCGAGCCGGATCCGCTGGCAGAACCCGAAGGTGTCGATTCCCCGACTGACACTGAAGAGTCCGAACCTGTAGACGAGGGCGACGATTCTTCGGAGGAGCCAATCGTACTCGGCGAGTCGGACGAGCCTGCTGAAGTGGATGAAGCCGCTGACGTCGAAGACGGCGAAGATGACGAGGAAGAACCCCTCGAATTGGACGATCCCGTCTCGTCAGACGGACCGGAAGAGGAACCGGAACTGGAGTTGGACGAGGAGCCGGAAGAGGAACCGGAACTGGAGTTTGACGAGGAGCCGGAAGAGGAACCGGAACTGGAGTTGGACGAGGAGCCGGAAGAGGAACCGGAACTGGAGTTTGACGAGGAGCCGGAAGAGGAACCGGAACTGGAGTTGGACGAGGAGCCGGAAGAGGGGACGAGCCCTGAGCCGGATACTGTCCCGGAAGACAAGACATCGGCGATCACCCCACACGAGGCCGACGATATCGAGGAGGAACCCGCCACCGACCAGGCGGAACAGGATATCGAGTCAGCCGAGTTCGCACCGGAGGGGATCGCCGCCGCACTGGCACGCGAGATCCGCGAAGACGAGGTGTCCGACGCCGACCTCGAACTGCTCCGGGAGGAGCTCGACGTCGGCGTTCCAAACAGCGTCGACGTGCGATTGAGCCGCCTCCAGTCGCGAGTGGCCGACCTCGACGCCTACACGGACGCACTCGAGGAGTTCATCGACGAGAACGGGACCGCAGAGCAACTGCTCGCCGAGCTCCAGGCGGAGGTCGACGGCGTCACCGACACTGTCTCCGAGATCGAATCGGACGTACGGCGGCTCGAAGGCGACGTCGAGGTGGGCGCACGGGAGCGCCACGAACTCCGGAAGGACACCTCGGAACTCGAAACCGAAACCGGAGAGATCGCCGACTGGACCGGCGAAATCGCAGAACGGACCGAGGCTGTGGAGGCGAAGGCCGCCGACCTCGACGACATCACGGCGGATCTCGACGACACCACCGTCGAACTCGCGGATCGGGTCGTCGACGTAGAGGAGGCTACCGACGATCTGACCGGCCGGATCGACGACGTCGATCAGCGGGTCGCCTCCAACGAGGAGCGCACTGACGCGCTCGAGGAGTCCACGGAAACGATGGAGACGTCGATCGACTCCGTCGAGGAAACGGTCGACGAACTCGACTCGCAGATCGGAGAGGTGTCCACGACAGTCGAGGAACTCGAATCCACGGTGGATGATATCGAGACAGAACTCACCGCGGTCGCGAGCGACACCGAGGAGGCCAAGGAGTCGATCGAGCCACTCTCGGCGGACGTGGCGTCGCTCCGGGAACACGTCGACGATCTGTTTACGTCCAAGCGGGAGGTCGACGAAAGTCTCGAATCGATCGAATCGCGGATGGATGACCTGGACGCGCTCGAGGAACGCGCGGATTCGATCCGAGCGGATCTCGCAGAGATCGACGCGCAGATCGGCGACGCGGACGAGGAACTCGCAGAAAGCGTCGAATCGCTGCAGGAGGATATCGCGGAGATACACGACCGTCTCGAGACGTTCGACGCGTTCCGGGAGCGTCTCGGTAGCGCATTCGGCGATATGTGA
- a CDS encoding universal stress protein, which produces MRHALAVVSSTEGSKELVREAGTLAAGVDARLTLLHVTTEEKYNDTYRELQSITSYGGEYGVYQAEQGAANYAEDIARETLSDIDVEYDAVGALGDPVETVLDHAENEGCDHVFVSGRTRSPTGKALFGDDTQQIILEFDGPVTVLTT; this is translated from the coding sequence ATGCGCCACGCGCTCGCAGTCGTTTCGTCGACGGAGGGCTCGAAAGAGCTGGTTCGTGAGGCAGGAACGCTTGCTGCAGGTGTCGACGCACGGCTCACGCTGTTGCACGTCACGACGGAGGAGAAGTACAACGACACGTATCGGGAGCTACAGTCGATCACCAGTTACGGCGGAGAGTACGGCGTTTATCAGGCCGAACAGGGTGCGGCAAACTACGCGGAGGACATCGCCCGGGAGACTCTTTCCGACATCGACGTCGAGTACGACGCCGTCGGGGCACTGGGTGACCCCGTGGAAACGGTGCTCGACCACGCCGAAAACGAGGGCTGTGATCACGTGTTCGTCAGCGGCCGGACGCGTTCCCCGACTGGAAAGGCGCTGTTCGGTGACGACACCCAGCAGATCATTCTCGAGTTCGACGGCCCCGTTACGGTTTTGACGACCTGA
- a CDS encoding MBL fold metallo-hydrolase yields MSESDWGTWLPDAIVGAEPETVAVWYLGCNGFVLKGREGTTIWIDPYVGLGDPPRTVRMIPVPFDPADIDVADAVLATHEHTDHVHGPSQAPILANTGATYYAPDDSLAVARDEESWTDRWNVEEEQFAEVSEGDTIEIGEFEIGVVEVFDPDATHPVGYVIEHEAGTVFHGGDTKPSDNFAELGSRYDFDLGILAFGSVGTIPDKETREPVRTKWYSDENEIVEAASDLQFDRLVPSHWDMWKGLTADPTALHEHVRSFEYPRQLEIVEIGDRIDL; encoded by the coding sequence ATGAGCGAATCAGACTGGGGAACGTGGCTGCCGGACGCGATCGTCGGGGCCGAGCCCGAAACCGTCGCCGTGTGGTATCTCGGCTGTAACGGTTTCGTTCTCAAGGGGCGTGAGGGAACGACGATCTGGATCGACCCGTACGTCGGTCTCGGGGATCCGCCGCGAACCGTTCGGATGATACCGGTGCCGTTCGATCCGGCCGACATCGACGTCGCCGACGCGGTGCTCGCCACCCACGAACACACCGACCACGTCCACGGCCCCTCGCAGGCGCCGATCCTGGCGAACACCGGGGCGACGTATTACGCGCCCGACGACTCGCTCGCCGTTGCCCGGGACGAGGAATCCTGGACGGACCGATGGAACGTCGAGGAGGAACAGTTCGCGGAAGTCTCCGAGGGTGATACCATCGAGATCGGCGAGTTCGAGATTGGCGTCGTCGAGGTGTTCGATCCGGACGCGACCCACCCGGTCGGCTACGTCATCGAACACGAGGCAGGAACTGTTTTCCACGGCGGCGACACCAAACCGTCGGACAACTTCGCGGAACTCGGTAGTCGCTACGATTTCGACCTCGGAATCCTGGCGTTCGGAAGCGTCGGCACTATCCCGGACAAGGAGACCCGCGAGCCAGTCCGGACGAAGTGGTACAGCGACGAAAACGAGATCGTCGAGGCGGCGAGCGACCTCCAGTTCGATCGACTGGTTCCGTCCCACTGGGACATGTGGAAGGGGCTCACCGCGGACCCGACCGCGCTCCACGAACACGTCAGAAGCTTCGAGTACCCCCGACAGCTGGAGATCGTCGAGATCGGCGACCGGATCGATCTCTGA